A single window of Bacteroides sp. DNA harbors:
- a CDS encoding choice-of-anchor D domain-containing protein: MKRKLQLAIPWFMALFLFLSFNSPGQGLETFDNLDLTGTSYLDGTFLGQDGSTWTYEQCRGDIAITGNAIMLGRNRTPQPNVYSGTISGGIGIINFDYMQAFSTNVNLNVLVNDVLVGNVTSAGEANIVKNSGDITVNVGGDVVIKFINANNSDGQVVIDNISWTAAGAVTQVATPSLSPNGGDFYAPIDVSISTLTEGATIYYTTDGTDPDATATLYTAPFEVSSTTTVKAIGIKEGLDDSNIASATFNFPAVTDVATIAGLRAGLTDGTAYRLTGEALITAMDGFNNRKFIQDGTAAIMIFDNQGIIDTEYSIGDKIQNISGTLSLANNLLRFVPVADPGAAVSTGNPVVPTVFTLDGVTTDDQAKLVTFKNVTFSSIGTFANGQNYTLTDGTNTFVMRTDFWNVDYIGTEIPTTPHNITGVIIQYNTTLQIVPRSLADFYEIPFNTHFQFAAVDGTLPAWFGADTERGMAAGGGSLYAVSRNAGNFVRVFDPVTGLETGTLNTTGVSGGTFALNDAEVSGDGVVLAANMAMNTSVDGTAVFKVYQMDAVAAPVAVIEYALPGIARLGDKFTVVGNFDDGSATLYAADGSNPRVFKFTLTGGVFGAPEIIPLGVTQGSTPAVAPLPDGSFYYNANGQSLSKLNADGTLVGTVPGGIISTGSNSIKYLGTDGDDEMVAVFNYGVGQERIKVIRVPAGDPSLATLEFETPSMRGNANANGAGDVAFIPGLDGSVHLYILATNNGFAGYESLNLNLVFPDYTGGTPSYDITTFPYHQNFNDEVFPADGYQNLAVVGTGTWTRLTSGTNPTTSPQDGAGMIRYNAYSQSSGNSAALITPKVVIPAGDYQVRFSMYRDGGYLTNADRVEVLVNDTPDLTDAVSIGVVNRSINLEPVVTSAGWHYFAFPFPVEKAGDYYVIFKAISAYGNNIYVDAFFLEEVPTQPQLAVVPTSLDFGLVLEGTTSASKSLALTNVAVGSLQINDGDITLTGTDAAMFSLGDITYPIEIGPSATVNISLDFTPAAVGDYTATLNIAHNGSNSPTTVDITGSGYAPFAAFFENFDLATVGGLPSAWANYVQATSTAAAVDVTTAGTPVSAPNQIRMANSSDANATLLLITPAVTNITSNRIGFMAKGTNYVLQVGTITDPADPTTFTVLQAITLTSAHEQYYVNFDEYTGTDQYIAFKHGLGATYRTIYMDNVVWEAIPADPVFAVSPESKDFGMLQIEQTSNPQTFTISNTGAGTLVINPADITLTGTDAAEFVLTNLAETAELAFGETATFTVAFAPVTVGVKSATIEINDNLTGKVINQIPLTGEGFDATLYPTFVVDFNEEPFPPLGWGKFIGLLGETTTLEPTTSGWSHHVFGNLSGEDNSAYINIYSTKNHWLITPPIDLGDGTTDYQLSFDIALTPWTGTAQSTLGPDDYVAVVISTDNGMTWTNANVLIDWDASDVISATGNHIVVSLVGYSGLVKVGFYAERPSGSTPDLRFYVDNVSVEDAAEVPVFTISPDSKDFGDVGVTEQSQPQTFIISNSGPGTLMVNAPVLDNTTDYILNYTAEDFPAELTGTETVSFTVAFAPQTEGILTGEVTIAHGEAGAETATVPLTGAGVVRPAGSTCANPYVFDALPLVDYADNTEAYGNDYLGAWLEPSSNYLNGYDFVGQFTLDEAGYLSGSVAGSWTGLIIVEECPNIDVPANVLALGTGTSGGAFNNVWMEAGTYFAIVSTWPSPDFTDFTLNLSFMTGYTVTFAVQDEDAIAITDAVVTLGDVTNEAGNYVFENVIPGTYAYTVVKEGYVDGTGDVEVIDANVTETVTLQLAEQPMARMQIIHNSADAAVNLVDIYVNGDLFLEDFAFRTATPFVDVPAGVDLDIIVAPAGAGIENGVGPVTLNLGEGGTYIAIANGIVSASGYDPAPAFSLDVMPAALESAISGNTEVLAFHGSTDAPTVSVWETGVGAGELFTFSYGDFAGYLLLNTADYVLEIRTADGETTVAAYSAPLATLGLDGAAITVVASGFLDPANNSDGAAFGLYVALAGGGDLVALPLYTETFEVTFNVDMTYAEGFDPETDVVYITGDLLGWAEPGTDPDNQTMARVDDSMVWTKTLQLEAGSYEYKYFLNAGWDGGEWDGGDNRSLVVEGDMEVNDWFGYLTDPTSVTDPSLAQIRIFPVPAQTNLTITSPMLIREVRMIDMLGQMVYNETVSGMQHQLNVGQFKNGIYFIQILTDKGMETRRIQIQK, translated from the coding sequence ATGAAGAGAAAATTACAACTGGCCATACCCTGGTTTATGGCCTTATTCCTTTTTCTGAGTTTTAACAGCCCAGGACAGGGTTTAGAAACATTTGACAACCTGGATTTGACAGGCACAAGTTACCTTGATGGTACTTTTCTTGGTCAGGATGGTTCGACCTGGACCTACGAACAATGCCGGGGAGATATTGCCATTACGGGCAATGCAATCATGCTTGGAAGAAACAGAACCCCCCAGCCAAATGTTTATTCAGGAACTATTTCTGGTGGGATTGGCATTATCAACTTTGATTATATGCAAGCCTTTTCCACCAATGTTAACCTAAATGTGTTGGTTAACGATGTGTTGGTAGGCAATGTTACCAGTGCTGGCGAAGCCAACATTGTTAAAAACTCCGGTGATATAACGGTGAATGTTGGTGGAGACGTTGTCATAAAGTTTATCAATGCAAATAATTCTGACGGCCAGGTTGTTATTGACAATATTTCCTGGACTGCAGCAGGTGCAGTTACGCAGGTAGCTACTCCATCCCTTTCTCCTAATGGAGGTGATTTTTATGCTCCGATAGATGTCAGCATTTCAACCCTTACAGAAGGTGCAACCATTTATTACACTACCGATGGAACGGATCCGGATGCTACCGCTACCCTTTACACGGCGCCTTTTGAGGTGAGTAGTACCACTACAGTGAAAGCCATTGGTATTAAGGAAGGACTGGATGACAGCAACATTGCTTCGGCCACCTTTAATTTTCCTGCAGTTACCGATGTAGCTACCATTGCTGGCCTGAGAGCAGGGCTGACTGACGGAACGGCTTACCGGCTGACGGGTGAGGCCCTGATCACTGCCATGGATGGCTTCAACAATCGCAAATTTATCCAGGATGGCACTGCAGCCATCATGATTTTTGACAACCAGGGCATTATTGACACCGAGTATTCGATTGGCGATAAGATCCAGAACATTTCCGGAACCCTTTCCCTGGCCAATAATTTGCTTCGGTTTGTGCCCGTTGCCGACCCCGGTGCTGCCGTTTCTACTGGCAACCCAGTAGTACCCACGGTTTTCACCCTCGATGGTGTGACCACGGATGATCAGGCCAAGTTAGTGACGTTTAAAAACGTTACCTTTTCTTCTATCGGTACCTTTGCCAACGGGCAAAACTATACTCTTACTGATGGGACCAATACCTTTGTGATGCGTACGGATTTCTGGAACGTAGATTATATCGGAACAGAAATTCCTACCACCCCTCACAACATCACGGGAGTGATTATCCAGTACAATACAACGCTGCAAATTGTTCCGCGCAGCCTGGCTGATTTCTATGAAATCCCCTTCAATACGCACTTCCAGTTTGCTGCTGTTGACGGAACCCTGCCCGCATGGTTTGGTGCAGATACCGAAAGGGGCATGGCTGCCGGTGGTGGAAGTTTGTATGCCGTCAGCAGGAATGCCGGTAACTTTGTACGTGTATTCGACCCCGTAACGGGCCTTGAAACAGGAACCCTCAATACGACCGGTGTTTCTGGAGGAACTTTTGCACTTAACGATGCAGAAGTCAGTGGCGACGGTGTTGTCCTGGCCGCAAATATGGCCATGAATACCTCAGTGGATGGAACCGCTGTCTTTAAGGTTTACCAAATGGATGCAGTCGCTGCCCCGGTAGCTGTTATTGAATATGCCCTTCCCGGCATTGCTCGCTTGGGTGATAAATTTACCGTTGTAGGCAATTTTGACGATGGCAGTGCAACCCTATACGCAGCCGATGGCAGCAACCCCAGGGTGTTTAAATTTACCCTTACGGGAGGTGTATTTGGAGCTCCGGAAATCATCCCCCTGGGGGTAACCCAAGGAAGTACACCGGCTGTGGCTCCCCTGCCTGATGGTAGTTTTTATTACAATGCCAATGGCCAAAGCCTTTCCAAACTGAATGCCGATGGCACACTGGTCGGGACTGTTCCGGGAGGGATTATTTCAACCGGATCCAACTCTATTAAATATCTGGGCACCGATGGTGATGACGAAATGGTGGCCGTATTCAATTATGGTGTTGGCCAGGAGCGCATCAAGGTTATCCGGGTTCCTGCCGGCGATCCCAGCCTTGCTACTTTGGAATTTGAAACCCCCAGCATGCGTGGCAACGCCAATGCCAACGGTGCAGGTGACGTGGCCTTTATCCCTGGCCTTGATGGAAGTGTTCACCTGTATATCCTGGCAACTAATAACGGTTTTGCTGGTTATGAGAGTCTGAATCTCAACCTGGTTTTCCCCGATTATACCGGCGGGACACCATCCTATGACATCACAACTTTCCCCTATCACCAGAACTTCAATGATGAAGTATTCCCGGCTGATGGCTACCAGAACCTGGCTGTTGTTGGCACAGGAACCTGGACTCGGCTTACCTCCGGTACCAATCCCACCACTTCACCACAGGATGGTGCTGGCATGATCCGGTACAACGCATACAGCCAGAGCTCCGGAAATTCGGCGGCATTGATCACACCCAAAGTGGTGATTCCAGCTGGAGACTACCAGGTTAGGTTCTCCATGTATCGCGATGGAGGATATTTAACCAATGCTGATCGTGTAGAAGTCCTTGTGAACGACACCCCTGACTTGACGGATGCCGTTTCTATTGGGGTCGTAAACCGTAGTATTAACCTTGAACCAGTAGTAACCAGTGCAGGATGGCATTATTTTGCCTTCCCGTTCCCTGTTGAAAAGGCAGGTGATTATTATGTCATTTTCAAGGCCATTAGTGCATACGGTAATAACATTTATGTTGACGCGTTCTTCCTTGAGGAAGTACCCACCCAGCCCCAGTTGGCCGTGGTTCCGACAAGCCTTGATTTTGGCCTGGTGTTAGAAGGAACGACCTCTGCTTCCAAGAGCCTTGCTTTGACCAATGTGGCTGTTGGCTCCCTGCAGATCAATGATGGCGACATTACCCTCACAGGTACTGATGCTGCTATGTTCAGCCTGGGCGACATTACCTATCCCATTGAGATCGGCCCGAGTGCTACCGTAAATATTTCACTGGACTTTACCCCAGCCGCTGTTGGAGATTACACTGCAACGCTGAACATTGCACACAACGGTTCAAACTCACCAACTACGGTAGATATTACGGGTTCGGGATATGCCCCCTTTGCCGCTTTCTTCGAGAACTTTGATCTGGCTACCGTCGGCGGGTTGCCTTCGGCATGGGCAAATTATGTCCAGGCTACCAGTACAGCAGCTGCTGTTGACGTTACCACGGCAGGTACACCGGTTTCTGCTCCCAACCAGATTCGGATGGCTAACTCCTCGGACGCCAATGCCACCCTCTTACTAATCACTCCGGCGGTAACCAATATCACATCCAACCGGATCGGTTTTATGGCAAAAGGCACAAACTATGTTCTCCAGGTTGGTACCATTACCGATCCTGCTGACCCCACTACATTTACGGTACTTCAAGCCATTACCCTGACCAGTGCCCATGAGCAATATTATGTCAATTTTGACGAATACACTGGAACCGACCAATACATTGCCTTTAAGCATGGCTTGGGAGCCACTTATCGCACCATTTACATGGATAATGTAGTTTGGGAAGCCATTCCTGCTGATCCAGTTTTTGCCGTATCACCCGAGTCGAAAGATTTCGGCATGTTGCAAATTGAACAAACCTCTAATCCACAAACCTTTACAATCAGCAATACCGGTGCTGGCACCCTGGTGATCAACCCCGCCGATATTACACTGACCGGTACGGATGCCGCTGAGTTTGTTCTGACCAACCTGGCTGAAACGGCTGAGCTTGCCTTTGGTGAAACCGCAACCTTTACCGTTGCCTTTGCCCCCGTAACCGTGGGCGTAAAGAGTGCCACCATTGAAATCAATGATAATCTCACCGGCAAGGTCATCAATCAGATTCCTCTTACTGGCGAAGGATTTGATGCAACCCTGTATCCTACCTTTGTAGTAGACTTTAACGAAGAGCCCTTCCCCCCACTTGGTTGGGGTAAGTTTATCGGACTGTTGGGCGAAACCACTACACTGGAACCCACTACTTCAGGATGGTCACACCATGTTTTTGGCAACCTATCTGGAGAAGACAACAGCGCTTACATCAATATCTATAGTACTAAAAACCACTGGTTGATTACCCCTCCCATCGACTTGGGTGATGGAACAACCGATTATCAGCTGAGCTTTGACATTGCCCTGACTCCATGGACGGGTACTGCACAGAGTACACTTGGGCCCGATGACTATGTGGCGGTGGTGATCTCTACTGACAATGGTATGACCTGGACCAATGCCAACGTGTTGATCGACTGGGATGCAAGCGATGTTATATCTGCCACCGGAAACCACATTGTTGTTTCGCTGGTAGGTTATTCAGGATTGGTTAAAGTAGGCTTTTATGCTGAAAGACCTTCCGGATCAACACCTGACCTCAGGTTCTACGTTGATAATGTCTCCGTTGAGGATGCTGCTGAAGTACCCGTTTTCACCATTTCTCCGGATTCCAAGGACTTTGGCGATGTTGGCGTAACGGAACAATCGCAACCGCAGACCTTCATCATCTCCAATTCCGGTCCCGGAACCCTAATGGTGAATGCCCCTGTTCTTGACAACACGACCGATTATATCCTCAATTATACTGCAGAGGACTTTCCGGCTGAATTGACTGGAACAGAAACTGTATCATTTACGGTAGCCTTTGCACCTCAAACCGAAGGAATCCTTACGGGTGAAGTTACTATTGCCCATGGGGAAGCAGGAGCAGAAACAGCTACCGTTCCACTGACGGGAGCGGGTGTTGTCAGACCAGCAGGCTCAACCTGTGCGAACCCCTATGTTTTCGATGCGTTGCCTTTGGTTGATTACGCAGACAATACCGAAGCCTACGGCAATGATTATCTGGGCGCCTGGTTAGAACCCAGTAGCAATTACCTCAACGGTTATGACTTTGTTGGCCAGTTTACCCTCGACGAAGCTGGTTATCTAAGTGGTAGTGTGGCTGGCAGCTGGACTGGCCTTATTATTGTGGAAGAGTGCCCCAATATTGATGTACCCGCAAACGTGCTTGCTCTTGGAACAGGTACCAGCGGTGGAGCGTTTAACAATGTATGGATGGAAGCCGGTACCTATTTTGCCATTGTTTCTACCTGGCCTTCACCTGACTTTACTGATTTCACCCTCAACCTGTCATTCATGACTGGTTACACAGTAACCTTTGCTGTTCAGGATGAAGATGCCATTGCTATCACCGATGCGGTGGTTACGCTTGGCGATGTTACTAATGAAGCTGGCAACTATGTCTTTGAAAACGTGATTCCCGGCACTTACGCCTATACCGTTGTGAAAGAAGGTTACGTTGATGGAACCGGTGATGTTGAGGTCATTGATGCTAATGTCACTGAAACCGTTACCCTCCAGTTAGCTGAACAGCCCATGGCAAGGATGCAGATTATCCACAATTCAGCCGATGCTGCAGTTAATTTGGTTGATATCTATGTGAACGGCGATTTATTCCTGGAAGACTTTGCTTTCCGCACCGCTACACCCTTTGTTGATGTACCCGCAGGTGTTGACTTGGATATCATCGTGGCACCTGCCGGAGCGGGTATCGAAAATGGAGTGGGCCCTGTAACATTAAATCTTGGCGAAGGCGGAACTTATATTGCCATTGCCAATGGTATAGTAAGTGCCAGCGGTTATGATCCTGCGCCTGCTTTCAGCCTGGATGTGATGCCCGCTGCGCTCGAATCGGCCATTTCAGGAAATACCGAGGTACTTGCATTCCACGGTTCAACCGACGCTCCCACAGTTAGTGTTTGGGAAACCGGGGTAGGTGCAGGTGAACTTTTCACCTTCTCCTATGGTGATTTTGCAGGTTACCTTCTGCTTAATACTGCTGATTACGTGTTGGAGATTCGCACCGCCGACGGAGAAACCACCGTTGCTGCTTACAGCGCACCTTTGGCCACCCTTGGCCTGGATGGGGCCGCAATAACTGTGGTGGCTTCTGGTTTCCTTGATCCTGCCAATAACAGTGATGGGGCAGCTTTCGGGTTGTACGTTGCACTTGCTGGAGGCGGTGATTTAGTGGCACTCCCACTTTACACGGAAACCTTCGAGGTGACTTTTAATGTTGACATGACCTACGCTGAAGGATTTGATCCCGAGACTGACGTGGTTTACATTACCGGTGACCTCCTTGGCTGGGCAGAACCGGGTACGGATCCTGACAACCAGACCATGGCCCGGGTAGATGACTCCATGGTATGGACCAAAACTCTCCAACTGGAAGCCGGAAGCTATGAATACAAATACTTCCTCAATGCAGGCTGGGATGGCGGTGAATGGGATGGCGGTGACAACCGCAGCCTTGTCGTGGAAGGCGATATGGAAGTGAACGATTGGTTTGGATATCTGACCGATCCTACCAGCGTTACCGATCCGAGTCTGGCTCAGATCCGTATTTTCCCCGTACCGGCTCAAACCAACCTGACCATTACATCACCCATGTTGATTCGCGAAGTTCGCATGATTGATATGCTGGGTCAGATGGTTTATAACGAAACGGTATCCGGCATGCAGCACCAGCTGAATGTGGGCCAATTCAAGAACGGTATCTACTTCATCCAGATCCTTACTGACAAGGGTATGGAGACCCGCAGAATCCAGATTCAGAAATAA